Proteins from a genomic interval of Geodermatophilus obscurus DSM 43160:
- the gyrB gene encoding DNA topoisomerase (ATP-hydrolyzing) subunit B has translation MVARPKTDAQADAYSGSSITVLEGLEAVRKRPGMYIGSTGERGLHHMVWEVVDNSVDEALAGHCDTVRVTLLPDGGVRVEDNGRGIPVDMHPVEKRPTVEVVMTILHAGGKFDGKSYAVSGGLHGVGVTVVNALSTELDVRIWRDGTEWHQHYTASEPGPLEKVGRTTKRGTQITFWADPGIFETTTYSFDTISRRLQEMAFLNQGLRIVLRDERPGQGKAETGMAEEVSLAEAAPAPTSEEPAFEPTEITYLYEDGLRDFVAHINRTKTAIHRSVIGFSAEGTGKNDMAMSVDIAMQWSEAYSESVHTFANTINTHEGGTHEEGFRAALTSIVNRYAEDKKLFKSKDEKLTGEDIREGLAAIVSVKLGDPQFEGQTKTKLGNTEVKGFVQRVCNEQIGHWFEANPAEAKQIITKASSAARARRAAQQARQLARKNPLNSTGLPGKLADCRSTDPRNSEVYIVEGDSAGGSAKSGRDSMFQAILPIRGKIINVEKARIDRVLKNTEVQSMITAFGTGIHDEFDLSKLRYHKIVLMADADVDGQHIRTLLLTLLFRFMRPLVEAGHVYLAQPPLYKIKWGGKVGDEYVYTDKEKEGALKLGAEAGRRIKDDAIQRFKGLGEMNATELWETTMNPETRVLLQVTLEDAATADELFSVLMGEDVDARRSFITRNAKDVRFLDV, from the coding sequence GTGGTCGCTCGACCGAAGACCGACGCCCAGGCTGACGCCTACTCCGGCAGCTCCATCACCGTCCTCGAGGGTCTCGAGGCCGTCCGCAAGCGCCCCGGCATGTACATCGGCTCGACCGGTGAGCGGGGTCTGCACCACATGGTGTGGGAGGTCGTCGACAACTCCGTCGACGAGGCCCTCGCCGGCCACTGCGACACCGTCCGGGTCACCCTGCTCCCCGACGGCGGCGTCCGGGTGGAGGACAACGGCCGAGGCATCCCGGTCGACATGCACCCGGTGGAGAAGCGGCCGACCGTCGAGGTCGTCATGACCATCCTGCACGCGGGCGGCAAGTTCGACGGCAAGAGCTACGCCGTCTCCGGTGGTCTGCACGGCGTCGGCGTCACCGTCGTCAACGCGCTGTCCACCGAGCTCGACGTCCGCATCTGGCGCGACGGCACGGAGTGGCACCAGCACTACACCGCCAGCGAGCCCGGCCCGCTGGAGAAGGTCGGCCGGACGACCAAGCGCGGCACCCAGATCACCTTCTGGGCCGACCCGGGGATCTTCGAGACGACGACCTACTCGTTCGACACGATCAGCCGCCGGCTGCAGGAGATGGCCTTCCTCAACCAGGGCCTGCGGATCGTCCTGCGTGACGAGCGCCCCGGCCAGGGCAAGGCCGAGACGGGCATGGCCGAGGAGGTCTCGCTGGCGGAGGCCGCCCCGGCCCCGACGTCCGAGGAGCCGGCCTTCGAGCCGACCGAGATCACCTACCTCTACGAGGACGGCCTGCGGGACTTCGTCGCCCACATCAACCGGACCAAGACCGCCATCCACCGCTCGGTCATCGGCTTCTCGGCCGAGGGCACCGGCAAGAACGACATGGCCATGTCCGTCGACATCGCCATGCAGTGGTCGGAGGCCTACTCCGAGTCGGTGCACACCTTCGCCAACACCATCAACACCCACGAGGGCGGCACCCACGAGGAGGGCTTCCGCGCGGCGCTGACCTCGATCGTCAACCGCTACGCGGAGGACAAGAAGCTCTTCAAGAGCAAGGACGAGAAGCTCACCGGCGAGGACATCCGCGAGGGCCTGGCCGCGATCGTCTCGGTCAAGCTCGGCGACCCGCAGTTCGAGGGGCAGACGAAGACCAAGCTGGGCAACACCGAGGTCAAGGGCTTCGTGCAGCGCGTCTGCAACGAGCAGATCGGGCACTGGTTCGAGGCCAACCCGGCCGAGGCCAAGCAGATCATCACCAAGGCCAGCTCCGCCGCGCGCGCCCGGCGGGCCGCGCAGCAGGCCCGCCAGCTGGCCCGGAAGAACCCGCTGAACTCGACCGGCCTGCCCGGCAAGCTGGCCGACTGCCGCTCGACCGATCCGCGCAACTCCGAGGTCTACATCGTCGAGGGTGACTCTGCGGGCGGCTCGGCCAAGTCCGGCCGCGACTCGATGTTCCAGGCGATCCTGCCGATCCGCGGCAAGATCATCAACGTCGAGAAGGCACGCATCGACCGGGTGCTGAAGAACACCGAGGTCCAGTCGATGATCACCGCCTTCGGCACCGGCATCCACGACGAGTTCGACCTGTCGAAGCTGCGCTATCACAAGATCGTCCTGATGGCGGACGCCGACGTCGACGGCCAGCACATCCGCACCCTGCTGCTGACCCTGCTGTTCCGCTTCATGCGGCCGCTGGTCGAGGCGGGGCACGTCTACCTGGCCCAGCCCCCGCTCTACAAGATCAAGTGGGGCGGCAAGGTCGGTGACGAGTACGTCTACACCGACAAGGAGAAGGAAGGCGCCCTCAAGCTCGGTGCCGAGGCCGGCCGCAGGATCAAGGACGACGCCATCCAGCGGTTCAAGGGCCTCGGTGAGATGAACGCCACCGAGCTCTGGGAGACCACGATGAACCCGGAGACCCGGGTCCTGCTGCAGGTGACCCTCGAGGACGCCGCGACCGCCGACGAGCTGTTCAGCGTCCTCATGGGCGAGGACGTCGACGCCCGCCGCAGCTTCATCACCCGCAACGCCAAGGACGTCCGCTTCCTCGACGTCTGA
- a CDS encoding NAD(P)-dependent alcohol dehydrogenase: protein MTSVRRTRIVRRTTYGVRVGRLTARREEAFVEIRQRPDAGTRPVPGASSAGAATMRAAVQHRYGPPSVLESSEVGLPLPGQGDVLVQVGAASVHPGDYFVMTGEPYVVRLVFGLRRPRHGIPGRDLAGVVAAVGKDVTALRPGDEVFGWSTAGTLAEYACVPADNLVAVPANLSVGDAAAVPTSALTALQALRDIANVRPGQTVLVTGASGGVGSFAVQIAKAFGAEVTGVCSTRNVDLVRSLGADHVVDYTRTDFTRTEKRYDVILDNVEAQPLAAVRRALTPTGTLIPNSGRGGRWLGPLARIIRARVLSGFTRQQLKPFLSVEKRQDLLTLADLLATGQVTPVIDRTYPLDEAADALRYVAAGHTRGKVVIAV, encoded by the coding sequence TTGACAAGCGTACGACGTACGAGAATAGTACGCCGTACGACGTACGGTGTACGAGTCGGGCGGCTCACGGCTCGACGTGAGGAGGCTTTCGTGGAAATCAGACAGCGACCGGATGCGGGAACCCGCCCGGTGCCGGGGGCGAGTTCGGCCGGGGCGGCGACGATGCGGGCCGCCGTCCAGCACCGCTACGGCCCGCCCTCGGTGCTCGAGTCGTCCGAGGTCGGGCTACCGCTGCCCGGTCAAGGCGATGTGCTCGTCCAGGTGGGCGCGGCCTCGGTACATCCCGGCGACTACTTCGTCATGACCGGTGAGCCGTACGTGGTGCGCCTGGTGTTCGGGCTGCGCCGGCCGCGCCACGGCATCCCTGGCCGGGACCTCGCCGGCGTGGTGGCCGCGGTCGGGAAGGATGTCACCGCTCTCCGCCCCGGCGACGAGGTGTTCGGCTGGAGCACGGCTGGAACGCTCGCGGAGTACGCCTGCGTCCCGGCGGACAACCTCGTGGCCGTGCCTGCCAACCTGTCGGTCGGGGACGCGGCAGCGGTGCCCACGTCGGCCCTGACGGCGTTGCAGGCACTGCGCGATATCGCGAACGTCCGACCGGGCCAGACGGTGCTGGTCACGGGCGCGTCGGGCGGCGTGGGCTCCTTCGCCGTACAGATCGCCAAAGCGTTCGGCGCCGAGGTGACCGGTGTGTGCAGCACCCGCAACGTCGACCTGGTCCGGTCGCTCGGTGCCGACCACGTCGTCGACTACACGAGGACCGACTTCACCCGCACCGAGAAGCGCTACGACGTCATCCTCGACAATGTGGAAGCCCAGCCCCTGGCGGCTGTCCGCCGAGCGCTGACGCCCACCGGCACCCTCATCCCCAACAGCGGCCGCGGTGGCCGCTGGCTCGGCCCCCTCGCTCGGATCATCAGAGCGCGCGTGCTGTCCGGGTTCACCCGTCAGCAGCTGAAGCCCTTCCTGTCGGTCGAGAAGCGCCAGGACCTGCTCACCCTGGCCGACCTCCTCGCGACCGGGCAGGTCACGCCCGTCATCGACCGCACCTACCCCCTCGACGAAGCAGCCGACGCCCTCCGCTACGTCGCGGCCGGCCACACCCGAGGGAAGGTCGTGATCGCCGTCTGA
- the gyrA gene encoding DNA gyrase subunit A — MTETPARDRIEPVDLQQEMQRSYIDYAMSVIVGRALPEVRDGLKPVHRRVLYAMYDQGFRPDRSYVKCARVVGEVMGNYHPHGDSAIYDALVRLAQPWSMRYPLIDGQGNFGSPGNDPAAAMRYTEARLTPLAMEMLANIDEETVDFQPNYDGKNQEPLVLPGRIPNLLINGSAGIAVGMATNMPPHNLREVSDAVFWMLDHPEAEPEEALTACMERVKGPDFPTHGLIVGREGIEEAYRTGRGSVRMRAVVTVEEDARGRVQLVVTELPYQVNPDNLAEAIAEAVRDGRLQGISEIADESSDRVGRRLVITLRRDAVAKVVLNNLYKHTQLQTTFGCNMLSIVDGVPRTLRLDELVRYYVLHQIEVIQRRTRYRLRKAEERAHILRGLAKALDQLDAVIALIRSSASADAARSGLMDLLDIDEIQATAILDMQLRRLAALERQRILDELAELEDRIADLQAILDSPERQRQIIRDELAEIVEKYGDDRRTKFVANDGDVSMEDLIAEEEVVVTITRTGYAKRTKSDLYRSQRRGGKGVMGAALKQDDIVDHFFVGSTHDWILFFTNKGRVYRAKAYELPEANRTARGAHVANILAFQPDEKIAQVMQIKDYGVAPYLVLATANGQVKKTRLTDFDSPRSGGVIAINLRESDELVGAALIDPDQDLLLVTRKAMSIRFKADDATLRPMGRATEGVRGIALSPDDSLLSMIVVEEGVDVLVATERGFAKRTGIENYPAQGRGGKGVLTADPKSRKGNLVGALSVRLGDELYAITSGGGVIRTPVNGVRHNKDRATMGVKLMNLPEDVSIVAIARTTDNDEPAA; from the coding sequence GTGACCGAGACCCCCGCCCGCGACCGCATCGAGCCGGTCGACCTCCAGCAGGAGATGCAGCGCAGCTACATCGACTACGCGATGTCGGTCATCGTCGGCCGTGCGCTGCCGGAGGTCCGCGACGGCCTCAAGCCGGTGCACCGCCGCGTGCTGTACGCCATGTACGACCAGGGCTTCCGCCCCGACCGGAGCTACGTCAAGTGCGCCCGCGTCGTCGGCGAGGTCATGGGTAACTACCACCCGCACGGTGACTCGGCGATCTACGACGCCCTCGTGCGGCTGGCCCAGCCGTGGTCGATGCGCTACCCGCTGATCGACGGCCAGGGCAACTTCGGCTCCCCGGGCAACGACCCGGCGGCGGCCATGCGTTACACCGAGGCCCGGCTGACCCCGCTGGCCATGGAGATGCTGGCCAACATCGACGAGGAGACCGTCGACTTCCAGCCCAACTACGACGGCAAGAACCAGGAGCCGCTGGTCCTGCCGGGGCGCATCCCCAACCTGCTGATCAACGGCTCGGCCGGCATCGCCGTCGGCATGGCCACCAACATGCCGCCGCACAACCTCCGCGAGGTCTCCGATGCGGTCTTCTGGATGCTCGACCACCCCGAGGCCGAGCCGGAGGAGGCGCTGACCGCCTGCATGGAGCGGGTCAAGGGCCCGGACTTCCCCACCCACGGCCTGATCGTCGGCCGGGAGGGCATCGAGGAGGCCTACCGCACCGGCCGCGGCTCGGTGCGCATGCGGGCGGTGGTCACCGTCGAGGAGGACGCGCGGGGCCGCGTGCAGCTGGTCGTCACCGAGCTGCCTTACCAGGTCAACCCCGACAACCTGGCCGAGGCGATCGCCGAGGCCGTCCGCGACGGCCGGCTGCAGGGCATCAGCGAGATCGCCGACGAGTCCAGCGACCGCGTCGGCCGGCGGCTGGTCATCACGCTGCGCCGGGACGCCGTCGCGAAGGTCGTGCTGAACAATCTCTACAAGCACACCCAGCTGCAGACGACGTTCGGCTGCAACATGCTCTCGATCGTCGACGGCGTCCCCCGCACGCTGCGCCTCGACGAGCTCGTCCGCTACTACGTGCTGCACCAGATCGAGGTCATCCAGCGGCGGACCCGCTACCGGCTGCGCAAGGCCGAGGAGCGCGCGCACATCCTGCGCGGTCTGGCCAAGGCCCTCGACCAGCTCGACGCGGTCATCGCCCTCATCCGGTCCAGCGCCTCCGCCGACGCGGCGCGCAGCGGCCTGATGGACCTGCTGGACATCGACGAGATCCAGGCGACCGCGATCCTGGACATGCAGCTGCGCCGGCTGGCCGCCCTCGAGCGGCAGCGGATCCTCGACGAGCTGGCCGAGCTCGAGGACCGGATCGCCGACCTGCAGGCAATCCTCGACTCCCCCGAGCGGCAGCGGCAGATCATCCGCGACGAGCTCGCCGAGATCGTGGAGAAGTACGGCGACGACCGGCGCACGAAGTTCGTGGCCAACGACGGCGACGTGTCGATGGAGGACCTCATCGCCGAGGAGGAGGTCGTCGTCACCATCACCCGCACCGGCTACGCCAAGCGGACCAAGAGCGACCTGTACCGGTCGCAGCGCCGGGGCGGCAAGGGCGTCATGGGTGCGGCGCTGAAGCAGGACGACATCGTCGACCACTTCTTCGTGGGCTCCACCCACGACTGGATCCTCTTCTTCACCAACAAGGGCCGGGTCTACCGGGCCAAGGCCTACGAGCTGCCCGAGGCCAACCGCACCGCCCGTGGCGCCCACGTGGCCAACATCCTGGCCTTCCAGCCCGACGAGAAGATCGCCCAGGTCATGCAGATCAAGGACTACGGGGTCGCCCCGTACCTGGTCCTGGCCACGGCGAACGGGCAGGTGAAGAAGACCCGGCTGACCGATTTCGATTCCCCGCGCAGCGGCGGCGTCATCGCGATCAACCTGCGGGAGAGCGACGAACTGGTCGGCGCCGCGCTCATCGACCCGGACCAGGACCTGCTGCTGGTCACCCGCAAGGCGATGTCGATCCGGTTCAAGGCCGACGACGCGACCCTGCGGCCGATGGGCCGGGCCACCGAGGGCGTCCGCGGCATCGCGCTGTCCCCGGACGACTCGCTGCTGTCGATGATCGTGGTCGAGGAGGGTGTCGACGTCCTCGTCGCCACCGAGCGCGGCTTCGCGAAGCGGACCGGGATCGAGAACTACCCGGCGCAGGGGCGCGGCGGCAAGGGCGTGCTCACCGCCGACCCGAAATCGCGCAAGGGCAACCTGGTCGGGGCGCTGTCGGTGCGGCTCGGTGACGAGCTCTACGCCATCACCTCCGGCGGCGGTGTCATCCGCACCCCGGTCAACGGCGTCCGGCACAACAAGGACCGCGCCACCATGGGTGTAAAGCTCATGAACTTGCCGGAAGACGTGTCGATCGTGGCGATCGCTCGTACCACGGACAACGACGAGCCTGCCGCCTAG
- a CDS encoding tyrosine-type recombinase/integrase, translating to MASIARRPDGTYRPRYRDEHGKEHARHFKRKVDAQRWLDEVTAAVQTGTYVDPKRARTTVGELADVWLAGKINLKPTSRARYADVLKTHVRPRWGNVALIRVTHGDVQAWLSELSDRGLAGASVRKAQGVLSGILGLAVRDRRLAVNPALGVALPPLQEKRRRYLTAGQLEALADAAGTGRVAVLILGYCGLRWSELAALRVRHFDLLRRRVLVEEAVTEVDGSRLVWGTPKTHGRRSVPLPRFLVDELARTVVTRPADELAFPSPQGAVLRNRNARSAWFDAAARAIGEPGLTPHETPAHRGLAGDQGRCQRQGGAADARARLGGHDPGPLRRPVRRRPGRPGRRGRPAGRPAGRIPRTSCGPFAD from the coding sequence ATGGCGTCGATCGCGCGGAGGCCTGATGGCACGTACCGGCCGCGGTACCGCGACGAGCACGGCAAGGAACACGCCCGCCACTTCAAGCGCAAGGTCGACGCCCAGCGATGGCTCGACGAGGTCACCGCGGCCGTGCAGACCGGCACCTACGTCGACCCCAAGCGGGCCAGGACGACCGTGGGCGAGCTGGCCGACGTCTGGCTCGCCGGGAAGATCAACCTCAAGCCCACCAGCCGTGCCCGCTACGCCGACGTCCTCAAGACCCACGTCCGGCCGCGCTGGGGGAACGTCGCGCTGATCCGGGTGACCCACGGCGACGTCCAGGCCTGGCTGTCCGAGCTCTCCGACCGGGGCCTGGCCGGGGCCTCGGTCCGCAAGGCGCAGGGCGTCCTGTCCGGCATCCTCGGCCTCGCGGTGCGCGACCGGCGCCTGGCCGTCAACCCCGCGCTCGGCGTCGCCCTGCCCCCGCTGCAGGAGAAGCGCCGCCGGTACCTGACCGCCGGGCAGCTGGAGGCACTCGCCGACGCCGCCGGGACCGGCCGGGTCGCCGTCCTGATTCTCGGCTACTGCGGGCTGCGCTGGTCGGAACTGGCGGCGCTGCGGGTGCGGCACTTCGACCTGCTGCGCCGGCGGGTGCTCGTCGAGGAGGCGGTCACCGAGGTCGACGGCTCCCGCCTCGTGTGGGGCACCCCCAAGACCCACGGCCGCCGCTCGGTGCCGCTGCCCCGCTTCCTGGTCGACGAACTCGCCCGGACGGTGGTGACCCGCCCCGCGGACGAGCTGGCCTTCCCCTCCCCGCAGGGCGCCGTGCTGCGCAACCGGAACGCCCGGTCCGCCTGGTTCGACGCCGCGGCCCGGGCCATCGGGGAGCCCGGGCTCACGCCGCACGAAACTCCGGCACACCGCGGCCTCGCTGGCGATCAAGGCCGGTGCCAACGTCAAGGCGGTGCAGCGGATGCTCGGGCCCGCCTCGGCGGCCATGACCCTGGACCGCTACGCCGACCTGTTCGACGACGACCTGGACGACCTGGACGACGTGGCCGACCGGCTGGACGCCCTGCGGGCCGCATCCCGCGGACGAGTTGCGGACCTTTTGCGGACTGA
- a CDS encoding DUF3566 domain-containing protein translates to MGATQSIPGANTARTQAQAAGSSDGGAPAAAGPASGTQTAVPPVTGAQPVPGAQSATGASPAAQAADGAAKASSGKAPRGPRRARLQLRHIDTFSALKISLVLSIAMFFIWMVAVGVLYGVLSGLGVFETLNDLFGQLGSASGGDGGSEVITPGIVFGGAAVIGAINIVLMTALCTVAAFIYNMCSDLVGGLEVTLSERD, encoded by the coding sequence GTGGGGGCCACCCAGTCCATCCCCGGCGCGAACACCGCCCGGACCCAGGCCCAGGCCGCCGGCTCCTCCGACGGCGGCGCCCCGGCTGCTGCCGGTCCCGCGTCCGGCACGCAGACCGCCGTCCCCCCGGTCACCGGTGCCCAGCCAGTCCCCGGTGCCCAGTCGGCCACCGGGGCCTCCCCTGCGGCCCAGGCTGCCGACGGTGCCGCGAAGGCCTCCTCCGGCAAGGCCCCCCGCGGCCCGCGCCGCGCCCGCCTGCAGCTACGGCACATCGACACGTTCTCCGCGCTGAAGATCTCGCTGGTCCTGTCCATCGCGATGTTCTTCATCTGGATGGTCGCGGTCGGCGTGCTCTACGGCGTGCTGTCCGGCCTCGGCGTCTTCGAGACCCTCAACGACCTGTTCGGCCAGCTCGGCAGTGCCTCCGGCGGCGACGGCGGCAGTGAGGTCATCACCCCGGGCATCGTCTTCGGCGGCGCCGCGGTCATCGGGGCGATCAACATCGTGCTGATGACCGCGCTGTGCACCGTCGCGGCGTTCATCTACAACATGTGCTCCGACCTGGTCGGCGGCCTGGAGGTCACCCTCTCCGAGCGGGACTGA
- a CDS encoding DUF4386 family protein yields MRTEQRPNEKLRTSAAAATMGTTPTRALRERIVGATAIALAASVVIQNAVVVGAPVFGDPIEVVLAWHAENRVRVAIAVGLEALNLPLLLGFVTGLHGLVGRRGGGGADWSRLAVAAGATLSAVFALSAVLWIGVVLSAGELAEPSPVFELAWQLHAAAFALALPALGTTFIGAALAAHASRLTPPWQRLLGVAGGGLLLAAGAASLAIADGSALLFVGLPGFAAWLVWLLATGVRLVRARTAVRPDNASTYDE; encoded by the coding sequence GTGAGAACCGAACAGCGACCGAATGAGAAGCTGCGAACGAGCGCGGCAGCGGCAACGATGGGGACCACCCCGACTCGAGCGCTCCGAGAGCGGATCGTCGGCGCGACGGCGATCGCGTTGGCAGCGTCGGTGGTGATCCAGAACGCGGTGGTGGTCGGGGCGCCCGTCTTCGGGGACCCGATCGAGGTGGTGCTCGCCTGGCACGCGGAGAACCGGGTCAGGGTCGCGATCGCGGTCGGCCTGGAGGCGCTGAACCTGCCGTTGCTGCTCGGGTTCGTGACCGGTCTCCACGGGCTCGTCGGGCGTCGGGGGGGTGGGGGCGCGGACTGGTCGCGCCTCGCGGTGGCCGCGGGCGCGACTCTCTCGGCGGTTTTCGCGCTCTCCGCCGTTCTGTGGATCGGAGTCGTGCTGTCAGCCGGCGAGCTCGCCGAGCCGAGCCCGGTTTTCGAGCTCGCCTGGCAGCTGCATGCAGCAGCGTTCGCGCTGGCGCTGCCGGCGCTCGGCACCACCTTCATCGGCGCTGCGCTGGCGGCGCATGCGAGCCGGCTGACGCCGCCGTGGCAGCGTCTGCTCGGCGTGGCCGGGGGAGGCCTGCTGCTGGCCGCGGGGGCGGCCAGCCTCGCGATCGCGGACGGCTCGGCGCTCCTGTTCGTGGGGCTGCCCGGCTTCGCCGCCTGGCTCGTGTGGCTGCTTGCGACCGGCGTACGGCTGGTGCGCGCTCGAACAGCCGTCCGTCCTGACAACGCATCGACCTACGACGAGTAG
- a CDS encoding helix-turn-helix transcriptional regulator — MSDHPAPREPELLTITEAAELLRAPVATLRYWRHLGTGPRSFRLGRRVLYRSDDLRSWIDAQHDDQGSPAAGARR, encoded by the coding sequence ATGTCCGACCACCCCGCCCCCCGCGAGCCCGAACTGCTCACCATCACCGAGGCCGCCGAACTGCTGCGCGCTCCGGTGGCCACCCTCCGGTACTGGCGCCACCTGGGCACCGGTCCGCGCAGCTTCCGCCTCGGCCGCCGCGTCCTCTACCGCTCCGACGACCTGCGCAGCTGGATCGACGCCCAGCACGACGACCAGGGCTCCCCCGCAGCGGGTGCCCGGCGGTGA
- a CDS encoding DUF6326 family protein → MTIRTTTPNLLDNPPIPVQAKIAAAWTSLMFLILYIDYFHLYQPGEIDSIRGGVIFEFDISGTLMSIFFVVIAIPTLMIMLSMTLPARVNRATNLVVASLYIPACVFNAAGATWDYAFYYALTIGVEVLILAFILRSAWTWPGRTASPATLAASLDSEPLRTPQLA, encoded by the coding sequence ATGACCATCCGAACGACAACCCCGAACCTGCTCGACAACCCGCCGATCCCGGTGCAGGCCAAGATCGCCGCCGCATGGACCAGCCTCATGTTCCTCATCCTTTACATCGACTACTTCCACCTCTACCAGCCCGGCGAAATCGACTCAATTCGCGGTGGCGTCATCTTCGAGTTCGACATCAGCGGGACATTGATGTCCATTTTCTTCGTGGTCATCGCGATCCCGACCCTGATGATCATGCTCTCCATGACGCTGCCCGCCCGGGTGAACCGCGCCACGAACCTCGTCGTTGCATCGCTCTACATCCCCGCCTGCGTGTTCAACGCGGCAGGGGCGACCTGGGACTACGCCTTTTACTACGCCCTCACTATCGGAGTCGAGGTGCTGATCCTGGCCTTCATCCTCCGCTCCGCCTGGACCTGGCCAGGCCGCACCGCATCACCGGCGACCCTGGCAGCCAGCCTCGACAGCGAGCCACTCCGCACGCCGCAGCTGGCATGA
- a CDS encoding DLW-39 family protein, whose translation MLRKLVFAAAAAGALAAVRRRSGGRAEADLWAEATRGPQAVSTPTAR comes from the coding sequence GTGCTCAGGAAGCTGGTCTTCGCGGCAGCTGCCGCCGGCGCCCTCGCGGCCGTCCGCAGACGATCGGGCGGCAGGGCCGAGGCCGATCTCTGGGCCGAGGCCACCCGCGGACCCCAGGCGGTCAGCACCCCCACGGCCCGCTGA
- a CDS encoding ABC transporter ATP-binding protein — MIEARELTKRYGDTTAVHSLSFTIVPGTVTGFLGPNGAGKSTTMRIVMGLDRPTSGTVTVNGKPYRQHRAPLREVGALLEASAVHPGRSARSHLRAMAATHNIKASRVREVIEMTGLAGVATKRVGGFSLGMGQRLGIAAALLGDPRTLLLDEPVNGLDPEGVQWVRQLVRALAAEGRTVFLSSHLMSEMSQTADQLLVIGRGRIIAAGPVQQVIDSVAGGAVRVRSPRAGELAAALAADGATVTSPGAGTLEVSGTTAEHVGEVAFRNGLLLHELSARRASLEEAYLSLTQDAVEYRAHTTTTTSRTAKAQNR; from the coding sequence ATGATCGAGGCGCGCGAGCTCACCAAGCGCTACGGCGACACCACCGCCGTGCACTCCCTCAGCTTCACGATCGTGCCCGGGACCGTCACCGGGTTCCTCGGCCCGAACGGCGCCGGCAAGTCCACGACCATGCGCATAGTCATGGGACTGGACCGGCCGACGTCGGGCACCGTAACCGTCAACGGCAAGCCCTACCGGCAGCACCGTGCCCCGCTACGCGAGGTCGGCGCCCTGCTGGAGGCAAGCGCCGTGCACCCCGGCCGCAGCGCCCGCTCACACCTGCGCGCCATGGCCGCCACCCACAACATCAAGGCCTCCCGGGTCCGCGAGGTCATCGAGATGACCGGCCTGGCCGGGGTCGCGACCAAGCGCGTCGGAGGGTTCTCCCTCGGCATGGGCCAGCGCCTGGGCATCGCCGCCGCCCTCCTCGGCGACCCCAGGACGCTCCTCCTCGACGAGCCGGTCAACGGGCTCGACCCCGAGGGCGTGCAGTGGGTCCGCCAGCTCGTACGCGCCCTGGCCGCCGAAGGACGAACCGTCTTCCTCTCCTCGCACCTGATGAGCGAGATGTCCCAGACCGCCGACCAGCTCCTGGTGATCGGCCGCGGTCGCATCATCGCCGCCGGCCCGGTCCAGCAGGTCATCGACTCCGTCGCCGGCGGCGCTGTGCGGGTGCGTTCCCCGCGCGCCGGTGAGCTCGCCGCCGCTCTGGCCGCCGACGGTGCGACCGTCACCTCGCCCGGGGCCGGGACGCTCGAGGTAAGCGGGACCACCGCGGAGCACGTCGGCGAGGTCGCCTTCAGGAACGGGCTGCTGCTGCACGAGCTGTCCGCGCGCCGCGCCAGCCTCGAGGAGGCGTACCTGAGCCTGACACAGGACGCGGTCGAGTACCGCGCCCACACCACCACCACCACTTCCAGGACCGCGAAGGCCCAGAACCGATGA
- a CDS encoding TetR/AcrR family transcriptional regulator encodes MSAREQRQVASDRGLSKQRVVVEAVRLADREGVDGLSMRRLAGALGTGAMSLYHYVASKEELLDAMIDVVFEEIELPPEETDWQSAMRRRTVSVRQVLARHPWANGLMVSRTSPGPANLRHHEAVTACLRRAGFSVLMATHANWLLDSYVYGFALQEASLPFDTADELADMAEDVFLPQLPPDQFPYLNESAAALVAAGYDPADAFIFGLDLLLAALESLRASA; translated from the coding sequence GTGTCTGCGAGGGAACAACGCCAGGTCGCGTCCGACAGGGGGCTGAGCAAGCAGCGGGTGGTGGTCGAGGCGGTCCGGCTCGCCGACCGCGAGGGAGTCGACGGGCTGAGCATGCGCCGGCTGGCTGGCGCGCTCGGCACGGGCGCGATGTCGCTCTACCACTACGTGGCGAGCAAGGAGGAGCTGCTGGACGCCATGATCGACGTCGTCTTCGAGGAGATCGAGCTCCCGCCCGAGGAGACCGACTGGCAGTCGGCGATGCGACGGCGGACGGTATCCGTCCGACAGGTTCTCGCACGCCACCCGTGGGCGAACGGCCTGATGGTGTCGCGGACGTCGCCGGGGCCCGCGAACCTCCGCCACCACGAAGCGGTCACCGCCTGCCTGCGGAGGGCTGGCTTCTCGGTCTTGATGGCGACGCACGCCAACTGGTTGCTCGACAGCTACGTCTACGGGTTCGCCCTGCAGGAAGCCAGCCTGCCGTTCGACACCGCCGATGAGCTCGCGGACATGGCAGAGGACGTCTTCCTGCCCCAGCTTCCTCCTGACCAGTTCCCCTACCTCAACGAGTCCGCCGCGGCGCTCGTCGCTGCCGGCTACGACCCGGCAGACGCGTTCATCTTCGGCCTCGACCTCCTCCTAGCTGCCCTCGAGTCCCTGAGAGCCTCCGCGTAG